One genomic segment of Sorex araneus isolate mSorAra2 chromosome X, mSorAra2.pri, whole genome shotgun sequence includes these proteins:
- the USP39 gene encoding U4/U6.U5 tri-snRNP-associated protein 2 gives MSGRSKRESRGSTRGKRESETRSSSGRVKRERDRERESEVPSSRSSPVRVKREVEAAGARAAPAPVVPAVRVKREREADEDSEPEREVRAKNGRVDSEDRRSRHCPYLDTINRSVLDFDFEKLCSISLSHINAYACLVCGKYFQGRGLKSHAYIHSVQFSHHVFLNLHTLKFYCLPDNYEIIDSSLEDITYVLKPTFTKQQIANLDKQAKLSRAYDGTTYLPGIVGLNNIKANDYANAVLQALSNVPPLRNYFLEEDNYKNIKRPPGDIMFLLVQRFGELMRKLWNPRNFKAHVSPHEMLQAVVLCSKKTFQITKQGDGVDFLSWFLNALHSALGGTKKKKKTIVTDVFQGSMRIFTKKLPHPDLPAEEKEQLLHNDEYQETMVESTFMYLTLDLPTAPLYKDEKEQLIIPQVPLFNILAKFNGITEKEYKTYKENFLKRFQLTKLPPYLIFCIKRFTKNNFFVEKNPTIVNFPITNVDLREYLSEEVQAVHKNTTYDLIANIVHDGKPSEGSYRIHVLHHGTGKWYELQDLQVTDILPQMITLSEAYIQIWKRRDNDETNQQGA, from the exons ATGTCAGGCCGGTCCAAACGGGAGTCTCGTGGTTCGACCCGCGGGAAGCGCGAGTCCGAGACGCGGAGCAGCTCGGGTCGAGTCAAGCGGGAACGCGACCGGGAACGGGAGAGCGAGGTGCCGAGCTCCCGGAGCAGCCCGGTGCGCGTGAAGCGGGAAGTCGAGGCTGCCGGCGCGCGCGCGGCCCCGGCGCCCGTGGTCCCGGCGGTGCGGGTGAAGCGGGAGCGCGAGGCCGATGAGGATTCGGAGCCCGAGCGGGAGGTGCGAG caaAGAATGGCCGGGTGGATTCCGAGGATCGAAGGAGCCGACACTGCCCGTACCTGGATACCATTAACAG GAGTGTGCTGGACTTCGACTTTGAGAAGCTGTGTTCCATCTCGCTCTCCCATATAAATGCATATGCCTGTCTGGTGTGTGGCAAGTACTTTCAGG GTCGGGGTTTGAAGTCTCATGCCTACATTCACAGTGTCCAGTTTAGCCACCATGTTTTCCTAAACCTCCACACCCTCAAGTTTTACTGCCTCCCAGACAACTATGAGATTATTGATTCCTCACTGGAGGATATCACG TATGTGTTGAAGCCCACTTTTACAAAGCAGCAGATTGCAAACTTGGACAAGCAAGCGAAATTGTCCCGGGCATATGATGGCACCACCTACCTGCCGGGTATTGTGGGTCTGAATAATATAAAGGCCAATGACTATGCCAACGCCGTCCTTCAG GCCCTGTCTAACGTTCCTCCTCTCCGGAACTACTTCCTGGAAGAAGACAACTATAAGAACATCAAGCGTCCTCCTGGGGATATCATGTTTTTGTTGGTCCAGCGGTTTGGAGAGCTGATGAGAAAGCTCTGGAATCCTCGGAATTTCAAGGCTCATGTCTCTCCCCATGAGATGCTGCAGGCTGTTGTTCTTTGCAGCAAGAAGACTTTTCAGATCACCAAGCAGG GGGATGGAGTTGACTTTCTGTCTTGGTTCCTGAATGCTCTGCACTCGGCTCTGGGAGGcacgaaaaagaaaaagaaga CCATTGTGACTGACGTTTTCCAGGGGTCCATGAGGATTTTCACCAAAAAGCTTCCCCATCCAGATCTG CCAGCAGAAGAGAAGGAGCAGCTGCTGCACAATGACGAGTACCAGGAGACGATGGTGGAGTCCACCTTCATGTACCTGACGCTGGACCTGCCTACTGCCCCCCTCTACAAGGATGAGAAGGAGCAGCTCATCATCCCCCAGGTGCCGCTCTTCAACATCCTGGCCAAGTTCAACGGCATCACGGAGAAG gaATATAAGACCTATAAAGAGAACTTTCTGAAGCGTTTCCAGCTTACCAAGTTGCCTCCATATCTAATCTTTTGTATTAAGAGATTTACTAAGAACAATTTTTTTGTGGAGAAGAATCCAACAATTGTCAACTTCCCTATTAC GAATGTGGATCTGAGAGAGTACTTGTCTGAGGAAGTACAGGCAGTGCACAAGAACACCACCTACGACCTCATCGCTAACATCGTCCACGACGGCAAACCCTCCGAGGGCTCCTACCGGATCCACGTGCTCCACCAT GGTACGGGAAAATGGTATGAATTACAGGACCTTCAGGTGACCGACATCCTTCCGCAGATGATCACCCTCTCTGAGGCTTACATTCAG
- the CXH2orf68 gene encoding UPF0561 protein C2orf68 homolog gives MESSPNSGSRLCCKPGGRLDMSHGFVHHIRRNQIARDDYDKKVKQAAKEKARRRHTAAPTRPRRPDLQVYLPRHRDGSAHPSSRDCEESGESSSSGSSEPEPSGHQLFCLEYEADSGEVTSVIVYQDDDPGRVSEEVSAHTPLEPPMQEALKLRIQEEIAKRQNRH, from the exons ATGGAATCATCACCGAATTCCGGGTCGAGGCTCTGCTGTAAGCCTGGTGGGCGACTGGACATGAGCCACGGCTTCGTTCATCATATTCGACGGAACCAGATCGCCCG GGATGACTACGACAAGAAGGTGAAGCAGGCGGCCAAGGAGAAGGCGAGAAGGCGGCACACGGCCGCGCCGACGCGGCCCCGCAGGCCCGACCTGCAGGTGTACCTGCCGCGACACCGAG ATGGCTCTGCTCACCCCAGCAGCCGAGACTGTGAGGAGTCTGGGGAAAGCAGCAGCAGTGGCAGCTCCGAACCAGAGCCTTCTGGCCATCAGCTCTTCTGCCTAGAGTATGAGGCAGACAGCGGAGAGGTCACATCTGTTATCGTGTATCAG GACGATGATCCAGGAAGGGTGAGTGAAGAGGTGTCAGCACACACGCCTCTGGAGCCACCCATGCAAGAAGCCCTCAAGTTGCGTATCCAAGAGGAGATTGCAAAGCGCCAGAACAGACACTGA
- the RNF181 gene encoding E3 ubiquitin-protein ligase RNF181: protein MASYFDEHDCEPVGREQDTRNNRLLELARSLFNRMDFEDLGFVVVDWDHQLPPPAAKTVVENLPRTVIRASQAELKCPVCLLEFEEEETAVEMPCHHLFHSNCILPWLSKTNSCPMCRHELPTDDDTYEEHRRDKARKEQQKHRLENLHGAMYT from the exons ATGGCGTCTTATTTTGATGAGCACGACTGCGAGCCGGTGGGGCGCGAGCAGGACACCAGAAACAACAGGCTGCTGGAGCTCGCTCG CTCACTGTTCAATAGGATGGACTTTGAAGACTTGGGCTTTGTAGTCGTAGATTGGGATCACCAGCTACCCCCGCCTGCTGCCAAGACTGTGGTTGAGAATCTGCCCAGGACAGTCATCAGGGCCTCCCAGGCTG AGCTCAAGTGCCCTGTGTGTCTTTTGGAATTCGAGGAGGAGGAGACCGCCGTTGAGATGCCATGCCATCATCTCTTCCATTCCAACTGTATTCTGCCGTGGCTAAGCAAG ACAAATTCCTGCCCCATGTGCCGCCATGAGCTGCCCACAGATGATGATACTTACGAGGAGCACAGACGAGACAAG GCTCGAAAGGAGCAGCAGAAGCACCGGCTTGAGAATCTCCATGGCGCCATGTATACCTGA
- the TMEM150A gene encoding transmembrane protein 150A — translation MTAWILLPVSLSAFSITGLWTVYAMAVMNRHVCPVENWSYNESCSPDPTEQGGPKTCCTLDDVPLISKCGTYPPESCLFSLIGNVGAFMVALICLLRYGQLLEQGRHSWLNTTTLITGCTNTAGLVVVGNFQVDHAKSLHYVGTGVAFSAGLLFICLHCALSYHGATAPQDLALAYLRIVLAVIAFVTLVLSSVFFFHESSLLQHGAALCEWVFVIDILVFYGTFSYEFGAVSSETLVTALHPAPTRACKSSGSSSTSTHLNCAPENIAMI, via the exons ATGACCGCCTGGATCCTCCTTCCTGTCAGCTTGTCGGCATTCTCCATCACGGGCCTATGGACTGT GTATGCCATGGCCGTGATGAACCGCCACGTGTGCCCCGTGGAGAACTG GTCCTACAACGAGTCCTGCTCTCCTGACCCCACTGAGCAAGGGGGCCCCAAGACCTGCTGTACCCTGGATGATGTGCCCCTCATCAG CAAGTGTGGCACATATCCCCCTGAGAGTTGCCTCTTCAGCCTCATTGGCAACGTGGGTGCTTTCATGG TGGCCTTGATCTGCCTCCTGCGCTACGGGCAGCTCTTGGAGCAGGGCCGGCACTCCTGGCTCAATACGACGACGCTCATCACAGGCTGCACCAACACCGCGGGCCTGGTGGTAGTGGGGaacttccag GTGGATCACGCCAAGTCTCTGCATTACGTTGGAACCGGAGTGGCCTTCTCCGCCGGGCTGCTCTTCATCTGCCTGCACTGTGCCCTCTCTTACCACGGAGCCACCGCGCCCCAGGACCTGGCCCTGGCCTACCTCCGAATCGTGCTTGCGGTCATCGCCTTTGTCACCCTGGTCCTCA GTTCCGTCTTCTTCTTCCACGAGAGTTCTCTGCTGCAGCACGGCGCGGCCCTGTGTGAGTGGGTGTTTGTCATTGACATCCTGGTGTTCTACGGCACCTTCAGCTACGAGTTCGGGGCAGTGTCCTCAGAGACACTGGTCACGGCGCTGCACCCAGCCCCAACCAGGGCCTGCAAGTCCTCTGGGAGCAGCAGCACCTCCACTCACCTCAACTGTGCCCCCGAGAACATCGCCATGATCTGA